AGAGCCGCCTCGGTGCCCGCCAGCGGGCGCGTGCCGAGGACGGCGAGGAGCAGCATCGCGTCCTGCGCCTCGGCGGGCAGCCGCGCCACGGCGCTGCCGAAGGTGTGGGCCAGCATCTCGCCGATGGGCAGGGGCGCCCCGGAACCGTCACCCGCGTCGTCGCCCGCGCCGCTGCCCGCGAGGAGGGCGGGGAGTTCGATGAGCGCGAGGGGGTTGCCGCGGGCCTCGGCGAGCAGCCGGTCGGCCTCCTGCGGGGTGAGTTCGGCGGTGCCCTCCTCGGCGATCAGCCGGTGCGCGGACTCCGCGTCGAGTCCGGTGAGCGTGAACGTCTCGACGGAGGCGAGCCGCGACACGGCCTCCTCCTGCTCGTCGCGGGCGGTGAACAGGACGACGACGCCCTCGCGGCTCAGCCTGCGGGTGGCGAAGGCGAGCGCGTCCAGGGAGTACGGGTCGAGCCACTGCGCGTCGTCGACGGTGACCAGGACCGGGCCCTCCTCGGCGAGCGCGCCGAGCAGGCTGAGCGTGCCCGCGGCCACCGCGAAGCGGTCCTGGGCGACGGCGGGTCCGAGGGCGAGCGCGCCGGTCAGCGCGGCGCCCTGCCGCTCCGGTATGCGGTCGAGGAAGTGCAGGACAGGGCGGAGCAGATCGGCGAGGCCCACGTACGGCAGGTCGGACTCGACCTCGACGCCGCGCGTGCCGAGCCGCAGCAGGCCGTCGGCCTGGGCGGCGACGTACCCGACGAGGCTGGTCTTGCCGATCCCGGCCTCCCCGCGGATGAGCAGGGCGCCGCTCTCGCCCCCGCGTGCCTTGTCGATGAGAGCGAGAAGACGAGCGCATTCCGCGGAACGCCCCAGGAGCATGCGTAAAGCGTACCGGCGGTAAGCGACTTCGGAGCGGCGCGGAAGGGAACGTATCTTTTCTTGTCGGGCCGCGCCTCTGTCAACCGTCGACGCCCCTCGCTACCCTCCGCGCATGATTCCCACGGTGGTCTGGGGTACCGGCAACGTCGGCCGTGCGGCCGTGCGTGCCGTCGAGGCCCATCCGGATCTCTCACTCGCGTCCGTACTGGTGCACAGCCCGCGGAAGGTGGGGCGCGACGCCGGTGAACTGGCCGGTCTGGGGCGGGCGTTGGGGGTCACAGCGACCGATGACGTCGAGGCGGTGCTCGCCGCGCGGCCGCGTGCCGTGGTGTACGCGGCCTCCGGGGACCTGCGCCCCGACGAGGCGCTCGCCGACGTCGTCAGGGCGGTGCGGTCCGGCGCCGTCGTCGTCACGCCCGCGCTGTACCCGCTCTACGACCAGCGCGGCGCGCCCCCGGAGTTCAGGGACCCCGTGCTCGCGGCCGTCGCGGACGGCGGGGGCTCGCTGTTCGTCTCCGGCGTGGACCCCGGCTGGGGCAACGACGCGCTGCCGCTGCTGGTCAGCGGCCTCGGCTCCACCGTGGACGCGATCCGCTGCCAGGAGATCTTCGACTACTCGACGTACGACCAGGAGGACTCGGTCCGCCAGTTGATCGGCATGGGGCACCCCATGGAGTACGAGCCGCTGATGCTCGCGCCCTCCGTTCCCACCATGGTGTGGGGCGGGCAGCTCCGGCTGATGGCGCGGGCACTCGACGTACAACTCGACGAGATAAGCGAGACGTTGGACCGGCGACCGCTCGACACCACCGTGCGGACGCGGGCGATGGGGGAGTTCGCGGCGGGCACGCAGGGCGCGGTGCGCTTCGAGGTGCGGGGCATCGTCGGGGGCGAGCCGCGCATCGTCATCGAGCACGTCACGCGCATCCACCCGTCCTGCGCGCCCGACTGGCCGAGCCCGCCCGACGGCGGCGACGGCGCGCACCGCGTGATCGTCGAGGGCCGGCCGCGCATCGTCGTCACGGTCGAGGCGACCGACGAGGGCGAGAACCGTTCGGCGGGCGGCAACGCCACGGCCGTGGGCCGTCTCGTGAACGCCGTCGACTGGCTCGTGGCCGCCGAACCGGGCCTCTACGACGCGCTGGACGTCCCGCTGCGCCCGGCAGCAGGCCGACTGGGAAGGAAGTGACCCATGAGTGGTTCCCTGCGCATCGACATCCCCGAGGGGGAGGAAGCCATCCCCTACGTATGGGGCGACATGGTCCCGGGGATCGGCGCGGCGGCGTCCAACTTCTCCCTCGCGGTGTACGCCCACACGACCCTGGGCCTGCGCGAGTTCGAGGCCGCGCGGCTGCGCGTCGCCCAGATCAACGGCTGTGTGTTCTGCCTGGACTGGCGCACCGAACGCGACGGGGAGAAGGTCGAGAAGGGGTTCGAGGACGCCGTGACCCAGTGGCGCACCACCGACTCCTTCGACGACCGCACGAGGCTGGCCGCGGAGTACGCAGAGCGGTACGCCCTGGACCATCACAACCTGGACGACGCCTTCTGGGCGCGGATGACCGCGCACTACAGCCAGGCCGAGATCGTCGAACTGAGCATGAGCATCGGGTCGTGGCTCGCCTTCGGCCGGCTCAATCACGTGCTCGGCCTCGACACGGTGTGCGTGCTGCCGAAACCCTGACCCTCACAGGTCGACGTCGATGATCTTCTCTATGTTGCGTTCGGCGAGCGCCGTGATCGTGACGAACGGGTTGACGCTGGTGTTGCCGGGGATCAGGGCGCCATCGATGACGTAGAGGCCCGGATAGCCTTGCAGCCGACCGTAGTTGTCGGTCGCCTTGCCGAGTACCGCGCCGCCCAGCGGGTGGTACGTGAGGTGGTCGCCCCAGATCTTGTACGTGCCGAAGAGGTCGGTCCGGTAGATCGTGCCCTCCTTCGAGTTGATCTTGTCGAAGATCGTCTTCGCGGCGGTGATCGACGGCTGCTTCCAGGCGGTCTGCCAG
The sequence above is a segment of the Streptomyces sp. Je 1-369 genome. Coding sequences within it:
- a CDS encoding carboxymuconolactone decarboxylase family protein, which codes for MSGSLRIDIPEGEEAIPYVWGDMVPGIGAAASNFSLAVYAHTTLGLREFEAARLRVAQINGCVFCLDWRTERDGEKVEKGFEDAVTQWRTTDSFDDRTRLAAEYAERYALDHHNLDDAFWARMTAHYSQAEIVELSMSIGSWLAFGRLNHVLGLDTVCVLPKP
- a CDS encoding dihydrodipicolinate reductase translates to MIPTVVWGTGNVGRAAVRAVEAHPDLSLASVLVHSPRKVGRDAGELAGLGRALGVTATDDVEAVLAARPRAVVYAASGDLRPDEALADVVRAVRSGAVVVTPALYPLYDQRGAPPEFRDPVLAAVADGGGSLFVSGVDPGWGNDALPLLVSGLGSTVDAIRCQEIFDYSTYDQEDSVRQLIGMGHPMEYEPLMLAPSVPTMVWGGQLRLMARALDVQLDEISETLDRRPLDTTVRTRAMGEFAAGTQGAVRFEVRGIVGGEPRIVIEHVTRIHPSCAPDWPSPPDGGDGAHRVIVEGRPRIVVTVEATDEGENRSAGGNATAVGRLVNAVDWLVAAEPGLYDALDVPLRPAAGRLGRK